In Desulfomonilaceae bacterium, one DNA window encodes the following:
- the guaA gene encoding glutamine-hydrolyzing GMP synthase: MIYDSYVLILDYGSQYTQLIARRVREAGVYSEIHPFHTGVEIAKTHRPSAIILSGGPASIYDPDSPQLDARILDFKAPVLGICYGLQALAHTLGGLVEKASEREYGRAVLTYVSPDSSLFYGVDRDDPQVWMSHGDKVISPPPNCHVVAATSDTPVAAVESLDGLITGVQFHPEVVHTPSGQLILENFLFRIAKIQPTWSMSSFIENSLRDVSNRVGKAHVVAALSGGVDSSVMVALLHRAIGDRLHPIFVDNGLLRKDEAMQVHEFLEDGLGIKVDHVDASERFLSKLKGIIDPEEKRKIIGAEFIGVFDQEASNFPDVRFLAQGTLYPDVIESVSFKGGPSATIKSHHNVGGLPEKMRLDLIEPLRELFKDEVRELGITLGLDESLVWRHPFPGPGLAVRILGAITKERLDLLREADAIAIEEIKRAGLYRDIWQAFVVLLPVKSVGVMGDERTYEHVAALRAVHSTDGMTADWFRIPHETLATISNRIINEVRGINRIVYDISSKPPSTIEWE, translated from the coding sequence TTGATATACGATTCTTATGTTTTGATTCTGGACTACGGATCCCAATATACTCAACTCATAGCCAGAAGAGTGCGGGAAGCTGGTGTATATTCAGAGATTCATCCTTTTCACACAGGCGTAGAGATCGCCAAAACTCATCGCCCCTCGGCCATAATCTTGTCCGGAGGCCCTGCCAGTATTTACGATCCGGATTCTCCCCAGTTGGATGCAAGGATCCTCGACTTTAAAGCGCCTGTTCTGGGCATTTGTTATGGGCTCCAAGCTCTGGCGCATACTCTGGGAGGTTTGGTAGAGAAGGCATCGGAAAGGGAATATGGACGCGCCGTGCTTACTTACGTCTCCCCGGACTCATCTCTTTTTTACGGAGTCGACAGAGACGATCCGCAGGTCTGGATGAGTCACGGGGACAAGGTCATTTCTCCTCCTCCAAATTGTCATGTTGTAGCCGCAACTTCGGATACTCCGGTCGCCGCTGTTGAGAGTCTAGACGGACTGATTACCGGAGTGCAATTCCATCCCGAGGTCGTCCATACCCCCAGTGGGCAATTGATTCTGGAGAACTTCCTTTTCAGGATTGCAAAGATTCAACCGACTTGGTCAATGTCATCATTTATCGAAAATTCATTGCGGGATGTGAGCAATCGAGTGGGGAAGGCGCACGTCGTAGCGGCGCTATCAGGTGGCGTGGATTCGTCGGTTATGGTCGCTCTCCTGCACAGGGCAATCGGGGATCGCCTACACCCGATCTTTGTAGATAATGGCCTCCTTCGTAAGGATGAGGCCATGCAGGTTCATGAGTTTTTGGAGGACGGACTTGGGATCAAGGTCGACCATGTTGACGCTTCTGAACGATTTCTTAGTAAACTTAAAGGCATCATTGATCCTGAAGAAAAGAGAAAAATTATAGGAGCCGAGTTTATAGGAGTATTTGATCAAGAGGCCTCGAATTTTCCGGATGTTCGTTTTTTAGCTCAGGGCACACTTTATCCTGATGTTATAGAGAGCGTTTCTTTCAAGGGCGGGCCGTCAGCGACTATTAAGAGCCATCATAACGTTGGGGGCTTGCCGGAAAAGATGCGTCTGGACCTGATTGAGCCTTTGCGGGAATTGTTTAAGGACGAAGTCAGGGAATTAGGGATCACGTTGGGATTGGACGAATCTCTTGTATGGCGTCACCCTTTTCCTGGTCCCGGCTTGGCTGTCCGAATTCTCGGCGCAATCACAAAGGAAAGGCTTGATCTCTTGAGAGAGGCGGACGCAATCGCTATAGAAGAGATTAAAAGAGCAGGTCTGTACAGGGATATCTGGCAGGCGTTTGTGGTTCTTTTACCTGTAAAATCTGTGGGTGTGATGGGAGATGAAAGGACTTATGAGCATGTTGCAGCTCTGAGGGCGGTCCACTCTACGGATGGCATGACCGCCGACTGGTTCAGGATACCTCATGAGACTCTGGCCACAATTTCAAACAGGATCATCAATGAAGTAAGAGGTATCAACCGAATAGTTTACGACATCTCTTCAAAACCCCCTAGCACTATTGAATGGGAATGA
- a CDS encoding PilZ domain-containing protein encodes MPKSGDARKYPRIKVRVPNSLRIKIKEGDCLADLLDISDGGAGVEFFDLFDVLIFSEGDLVKLEFLLKPEQVNNENASKILESIRKHQKVPQSTKEGIDHIDLTEDGFEADAKIAWNYLNRLGLEFIT; translated from the coding sequence ATGCCGAAATCCGGAGACGCAAGAAAATACCCAAGGATTAAAGTCAGGGTTCCTAACTCGCTTCGAATAAAAATAAAGGAAGGAGACTGTCTTGCCGATCTCCTGGACATAAGCGACGGTGGAGCCGGAGTTGAATTCTTTGATTTGTTCGACGTTCTCATATTTTCAGAAGGCGATTTAGTAAAGTTGGAGTTCCTATTAAAGCCTGAACAAGTCAATAATGAAAACGCGTCAAAAATTTTGGAGTCTATCCGTAAACACCAAAAGGTCCCTCAAAGCACTAAAGAGGGTATCGATCACATCGACTTGACTGAGGATGGTTTCGAGGCTGACGCGAAGATAGCATGGAATTATTTGAATCGGCTTGGTTTGGAATTTATCACCTAG
- a CDS encoding polysaccharide deacetylase family protein, giving the protein MTPRWLLKRTLKWGVEWGSEVSGAGFIYRNSSYFKNGFRILTYHRITQNPLDSYSLKTSHFRDHVAFLTDHYPVVSLQEMALGLQGRSKLEDGSVCVTFDDGYSEAAGVVGDILTRFKTPACFFVITGILDKKAGHSLSGYLEWHEVKELKKSGFNIGSHTVTHRSLGTLNGHDVELELKESYDRLEQELGTAPDGISYPYGTLRDFSDGIVRATHKCGYPYAVTAIHGLNHIGCDQFRLNRTTITAGDGLRTFKMIMKGSLDAWRIVDQWGYRLQRPSSSLE; this is encoded by the coding sequence GTGACCCCTAGATGGCTATTGAAAAGAACTCTGAAGTGGGGCGTGGAATGGGGCTCCGAAGTCAGCGGCGCAGGTTTCATTTATAGGAATTCCTCATATTTTAAAAACGGCTTTAGAATACTTACCTACCACCGAATTACCCAAAACCCTCTTGATTCTTACAGTCTGAAAACTTCCCATTTTAGAGATCATGTCGCTTTCCTGACGGACCATTATCCCGTAGTCAGTTTGCAAGAAATGGCGCTTGGATTGCAGGGTCGGTCAAAGTTGGAGGATGGCTCGGTATGTGTCACTTTTGATGACGGTTACTCCGAGGCGGCCGGTGTGGTTGGGGACATTTTGACTAGGTTCAAGACGCCTGCCTGTTTCTTTGTCATAACCGGAATACTGGACAAGAAAGCCGGACATTCGCTCAGTGGCTATCTGGAATGGCATGAAGTCAAAGAATTGAAGAAATCAGGATTCAACATTGGTTCGCACACGGTTACCCATAGGAGCCTGGGAACGCTCAACGGTCATGATGTTGAACTAGAACTCAAGGAATCATACGATCGCCTTGAACAGGAACTTGGAACTGCGCCTGACGGCATTTCATATCCGTATGGAACTCTCAGGGATTTTTCAGATGGGATTGTCCGAGCGACACATAAATGTGGATACCCATATGCGGTTACGGCCATACATGGATTAAATCATATCGGATGCGACCAATTCAGACTTAATCGCACGACTATTACAGCGGGGGATGGTCTGAGGACATTCAAGATGATTATGAAAGGATCTTTAGACGCCTGGCGAATAGTTGATCAGTGGGGGTACCGGTTGCAACGGCCATCATCTTCTCTGGAATGA
- a CDS encoding polysaccharide biosynthesis/export family protein — protein sequence MKTIVNVNKIESIKRKLCLIAMTLCLVPVILGGCVTTKDRAVGQIDHPAKAIASAITNHFPTSLYHLSEGDSLEIMYLTRPKETTAPYKLQVKDAIDVEFTYHPEMNRTVRVRPDGRISIPRKKDVSVAGMTPDQISAMLKQVYSDLLKDPEITITVREFGAKLDELQKALATAPYGQARLVTIRPDGRISVPMIADVQAAGRTVPQLTETLNTSYQHLISDMNISVLLRDVVGNLVFVDGQVTKPGVFTMKGPTTVQQAIAMANGTAPTAEPRSVLVLNKNANGQIVPKTVDLTRITGGTDYLLRKDDLVYVPRSLISRADIWVDQNIKQLLLFNGWSLGMGTNVGRSSSR from the coding sequence ATGAAAACGATCGTAAACGTCAATAAAATTGAGTCGATTAAGCGCAAACTGTGTCTGATTGCTATGACCCTGTGTCTAGTACCAGTTATCCTGGGCGGTTGCGTGACGACAAAAGATCGTGCGGTAGGGCAGATAGATCACCCGGCGAAAGCGATTGCGTCGGCAATAACGAATCATTTTCCAACTTCCCTTTATCATCTTTCCGAAGGGGATTCGCTGGAAATCATGTACCTTACCAGGCCGAAAGAGACTACAGCCCCATACAAGCTTCAGGTCAAGGACGCGATAGACGTGGAATTTACGTACCACCCGGAGATGAACCGCACGGTTCGTGTGCGTCCTGACGGTAGAATCAGTATCCCTCGAAAAAAGGATGTATCGGTGGCGGGGATGACCCCCGATCAAATTAGCGCGATGCTGAAACAGGTATATTCAGATCTGTTGAAGGATCCTGAGATTACGATCACCGTTCGAGAATTCGGAGCGAAACTGGATGAACTCCAAAAAGCTCTTGCAACTGCCCCATACGGACAGGCCCGATTGGTAACAATTCGACCGGACGGTCGAATCTCCGTGCCCATGATTGCCGATGTCCAGGCAGCCGGACGGACAGTGCCACAATTGACAGAGACGTTGAACACATCCTATCAGCATTTGATCTCAGACATGAACATTTCCGTATTGTTAAGGGACGTGGTCGGAAACCTGGTGTTTGTTGACGGACAAGTCACGAAGCCTGGAGTTTTCACCATGAAGGGCCCGACCACTGTTCAGCAGGCGATCGCGATGGCGAATGGAACAGCACCGACGGCCGAGCCCCGCTCTGTGCTCGTGCTGAACAAAAACGCAAATGGACAGATTGTTCCAAAAACTGTCGATCTCACCAGGATTACAGGCGGCACCGATTATCTTCTGCGTAAAGATGATCTGGTCTATGTGCCTAGAAGCCTGATTTCAAGAGCTGATATTTGGGTGGACCAGAATATAAAACAATTGCTGCTATTTAACGGTTGGTCGCTGGGAATGGGAACAAACGTAGGTAGATCGAGTTCCAGATAG